The window TGCTTCTTATCTGTGGGCAATATTTTTTCAAGTTCGATAATATGAACCCAGCCATCGCCCATGTCGTATTCATACATTAATTTGTCTTTTTCCTCCTTTAAAAACAAGGAAATAGGTTTACCCATCTCATAATCTTGTCCTTCCCATAGTTCACCGAATTCAGGGTTATACTGTACATAGGTAGTCTGTTGGTATTCAAACTGATGCAAATGGCTGTTTTCCCAACCCATAGACTCTTGGATAATAACGTGCAAATCGTCAAGATGGTAGCGACTGTCAATCAGAACCCTTCGCCAAATCGGAGGTTTGCTCCATTGCAAGGCAATTTTAATTTGATAGGTTTGTTTTTTTTGGCTCATTGATTTACTCACTGTTAGTTGAGAAAGCTTCAAATCCTTTAAAAGAGACGCTTAAAAGATATAATCTACTACATAAACATAGACTTATGCAAAAATAAGTTAAACAGACAGTTTTATAGTCACTTGTAACGAGATTTCTAACTCAGTCACTGACTATCAGTCAGGATTAATCTGTAGTCTCACGGTATAAAGTACTTTGCGCCTCTTCCCTAAAATCCTCAGGGCTGATATCTATTCCGGTTACAGCACTATTCTTAGTAATATTATCGGTACTATTATTTTTTACTTCATTTTGTTTTGATGCTGGCTGTGCGGGCAGTTCTTCACTTGAGACTGTTTTTGTATTATCCATTTCAAGTTTACTATCATTAGTCGTAGCGTCAGCGCTCAAAGTATCGCTGCTTGATGTTTTAGTTGATATCGCTGTGCCAGAGTTATTTAGGTTGGTATTGTCTACATTTGAAGGATCAACTTTAGTCGTTGTATTCTCATTAGTCGCTTGTTCACTATTAGCAACTAGTGTGTTAGTAGATATTGTTTGAATACTATTTGGGGCTAAATTGTTGGTTGAAGCTGCTAAGAAACCCGTAGCGTTGAGTGTCACCACAATAAGGGCGCTTAATAATAATCCACAAAAACCCCCGATGATCAGAAGCTTGCCATTGCCCACTGGCTTACCCCACAATGTGCTGGTCTTTTTAGTGCTAGAGTTAGTACCTGAATTTGTTTCAGTTTCAGGGGCTAAGTTGTCATTGTCATGCGTAGACTCGTTATCAGCAGATAATTCTGATAAATCTGTGACCTCGCCTTCATAATTTATCCTTTCATCATCATTAGAGAAGCTGATATCAATGCTGGTAAAGTCTGACTCGTTAGAATCTATCTCTTGTTCATAATCGGTAAATAGGTGCAGCTCTTCTTCGTTTAAAGGTTCATAGGTAGATGATTCTTTAAATTTCTCTAAGCTCTCTAAATTGATAGTAACATTATCATCATTATTGTCACTATCAATGCTTTTAACACGGTTGAGGAAGCGCTTATAAATATCACTGGTGCGAGTATTTTTAGTAGGTTTTGCATACTCGGTTTTAGATAAACCCGCCCCTTGATCAACCTTGGCATCATGGTCAGTGTTATTGTTGTCTGCGTCGTTCATAGGATGATACCCAGCCAGTTTATACCACTAACATTAAGTGATTGCTAAAATTAAGTTATTATACTGCTGTCTTGCTAAAATGTAACAAAGCTGTGTGTGGACAATATAATTGGCTGGCCGACTATCTTCAAGCACAATTTGTATCATCGGTTATAATCTATTCGTAAATTAGTACAATCATGCCAGGTATTCGAGTTGCTATATAGGCTAAGTGAATCCCAGCACTGATTATCAGCACTTATTATAGTGTCTTGAGGATGTAAAAAATGGATCTAAAACAGCTCAATGCCTTTATTGCCATTGCCAACGTAAGAAGCTTTAGTGCCGCGGCAACCACAACGGGCTTATCACAGCCTACCTTAAGCCGACTACTTAAACAGCTTGAGGCTGATATGGGCGTGGTATTGGTTGATCGCTATCACAGGCCGTTACATCTGACAGCAGCAGGTGTCTTTTTTTATGACAAAATCAGCGGGGTACTGACTGAGATTGAAACCGTTACTAGTATGACCCAACGGCTATCTGCACCCAGTACAACACTAAATATAGGTTTTGTGCCGTCGGTGCTGTATGGGTTACTTCCAGAAATCATTGCGACTTTAAAGCGTAATAAATCTAATAACAGCGCTAATAATAGTCCTAACAACAGCCCTAATATCGAGGTCAATCTCAAAGATATAAGCTCCTACCAACAGATTGAAGCGCTCAAAACGGGTGAGATTGACATTGGCTTTGGTCGCTTTGCCCATCAAGACCCTTGGATACAGCAAATATTATTACGCCATGAGCGCTATGTGGTGGCGCTCCCTAAAGCGCATCCCCTTGCCCATGTCCGTAAGCAACGGTTGATTGATTTGGCAAACAACCGCTTAATTTTATATCATCAAACGCACTTGCCAGTGCACACAGCCAATACGTCGCTTTCGCAAATACCGACCGCTCAGACGGATAGCGCTGCTAAGAAGGATAACATTAGGACGGATAATAAGACGGATGCAGCAAACGTGAGTTTAGCGAACTCAATTACAGAGCCTTTATTGTATTTATTTGCTCAATACGGTATCTCGCCGTTTATGACCACTAAAGTCAGTGATTTACAAGTCGCCCTGGGCTTAGTGGCCGCAGGCGAAGGCATTACCTTAGTACCTGCCAGCCTACAAACCGTTCGGACTGATCAGATCAGCTATCAGCGGCTAGTTCACGAGAACGTCACCTCCCCTATTTATTTACATACCCTAAAGGACTTTGTACATCCTAAAGTTCCTGATCTTCTCAATGCTATCTATCAGGTATATGAGAAGCGTGGCATTACCTATCGACGGCAGAAATTTGTTTAATTACTTTAAAATATTGGCTATTGGATGGGCATAGTGTTATAAAGAATCGCTAAAAAATACGCTCAATATTGGTGTTTAATATTGACGCTTAACAATAAAAAATATTAGGAATGGTGATAAAAACAAACAGGAATAATAATTAGAATAATTATTATTCTGAGTAGCATCATTGTGATAAAGTCGATACAAGATGAATCGTTTTATACTAATTATTTTATAAATCATTCTCTAAAAATCATTCTCTAAAAATCATTGGCAAGCTGACACAGGTAAGTGATAATTTGCCGTTTTAACTATTTTGAGGTATTCATGTCCACACAACAACTTAACCACCCTAATAATAAAGCCAACGATACTACCGCTGCGCAAGAAGGCTTCAGTTGGCGCATTTTTGGCCCAGGTATCTTGATGGCAACGGCTGCCATTGGCGGCTCACATCTAATTTCATCGACTCAAGCAGGTGCACTTTATGGCTGGCAGTTGGCTATTATGATTATATTAGCCAACGTCTTTAAATATCCGTTCTTTCGTTTCGGTACCGACTACGTTTACGATACTGGCGAAAGCTTGATTGCCGGTTATGCCAAACGCTCAAAAGCATATCTTTGGATATACTTTATCCTATCTATCTTATCAGCGGTTATTAGTACTGGCGCGGTGTCGTTAATTGCGGCGGTAATTTTAGGCTTTATGCTGCCCGCTTCTATTGGGCTGTCAACCATTACGCTGGCATTAATAGTGACTGGGGTATGTTGGGTATTTTTAATAGCCGGTCATTATAAGCTGCTTGATGGAGTTACCAAATGGATTATGATTGCGCTTACTACCACGACCGTTGCGGCAGTAATCATTGCGGCCGGTAAGCCTACGGTTATGGCGGTTGACTTTGTAGCGGCCTCCCCTTGGAACTTAGCTACCTTAGGTTTTATTGTGGCACTAATGGGCTGGATGCCGGCACCGCTTGAGTTTGCTGCCATTACCTCTATGTGGACTTCAGCGAAAGTGAAAGCCGATCACACGACGCACCGTCAAGGCTTATTAGATTTTAATGTCGGCTATTCAATCTCTGCTATTTTGGCGTTATTCTTCTTATCGCTCGGTGTCTTTGTTCAATATGGTTCAGGTCAAGAGATTCAGATTGCCGGCGGCGCTTATATCGATCAGCTGATTAGCATGTATACCAATACCATTGGTGAATGGTCGAGATTGCTGGTCGCCTTCATTGCCTTTATGTGTATGTTTGGCACTACGATTACTTGTGCGGATGGTTATGGGCGTGCCAATGCTGAGTGCTGGCGCTTGTTAAAAGGCCAAGACGAGATTAACAAAAAGCAGATCGCTTTTTGGACGACTTATGCCATTGGTGGCGGACTAGTAATTATCACTTTCTTTACTGGACAGTTAGGCACTATGCTCAAGTTCGCTATGATATCGGCATT of the Psychrobacter sp. LV10R520-6 genome contains:
- a CDS encoding NRAMP family divalent metal transporter, translating into MSTQQLNHPNNKANDTTAAQEGFSWRIFGPGILMATAAIGGSHLISSTQAGALYGWQLAIMIILANVFKYPFFRFGTDYVYDTGESLIAGYAKRSKAYLWIYFILSILSAVISTGAVSLIAAVILGFMLPASIGLSTITLALIVTGVCWVFLIAGHYKLLDGVTKWIMIALTTTTVAAVIIAAGKPTVMAVDFVAASPWNLATLGFIVALMGWMPAPLEFAAITSMWTSAKVKADHTTHRQGLLDFNVGYSISAILALFFLSLGVFVQYGSGQEIQIAGGAYIDQLISMYTNTIGEWSRLLVAFIAFMCMFGTTITCADGYGRANAECWRLLKGQDEINKKQIAFWTTYAIGGGLVIITFFTGQLGTMLKFAMISAFLSAPIFGWLNYSLVKSHQKLSVGMNALSIAGLIFLASFALLFLANLAGLFG
- a CDS encoding LysR family transcriptional regulator, whose amino-acid sequence is MDLKQLNAFIAIANVRSFSAAATTTGLSQPTLSRLLKQLEADMGVVLVDRYHRPLHLTAAGVFFYDKISGVLTEIETVTSMTQRLSAPSTTLNIGFVPSVLYGLLPEIIATLKRNKSNNSANNSPNNSPNIEVNLKDISSYQQIEALKTGEIDIGFGRFAHQDPWIQQILLRHERYVVALPKAHPLAHVRKQRLIDLANNRLILYHQTHLPVHTANTSLSQIPTAQTDSAAKKDNIRTDNKTDAANVSLANSITEPLLYLFAQYGISPFMTTKVSDLQVALGLVAAGEGITLVPASLQTVRTDQISYQRLVHENVTSPIYLHTLKDFVHPKVPDLLNAIYQVYEKRGITYRRQKFV
- a CDS encoding plasmid pRiA4b ORF-3 family protein, coding for MSQKKQTYQIKIALQWSKPPIWRRVLIDSRYHLDDLHVIIQESMGWENSHLHQFEYQQTTYVQYNPEFGELWEGQDYEMGKPISLFLKEEKDKLMYEYDMGDGWVHIIELEKILPTDKKQTLPICIGGRRACPPEDVGGMGGYEYLQEVIADETHEDHSNMLDWLGLDSGSDFDPATFSKDEVNTRFSR